The nucleotide window TCAAaggtttaaaaatgaaatttttcaatatttaatgcCAAAACTCAATCAAATTAAGGTGCCAAAATTTCAATACCTACCACCACAAattcaaccaagaaaaaaattaataaaagaactaTATTCACACCTGCGGTTCATCTAGCGTTGGAGCCACCTCTTCACCGCCATGATTACTACCATCACCGACTCTGCCACCACTAGCCAAAACATTCAACAACTCAGCAGGTGCGGCAGCCACATCTTCCCCAACCAAAATTGCCACCACCTCCCGCATACTAGGCCTCCTTTGGGAATCAGGATGACAACAAACCAATCCAAGCTTCAACACCAACTCCATTTCCTCTGCCACAAACTCCCCCTTCATTCTTTCATCCACTGCCTCGACCACCTTCCCTGTAGCATACAGATCTCTCACCACGTCAATCAGCACTGAATCCTCATCCTCGTTTGATCCCATTTCTACCGGCTTTCTACCACAAACCACCTCCAATATCACAACTCCAAAACTATAGACATCACTTGCGGATGTTGCTATAGCCATTGTTGCCATCTCAGGAGCCAAGTATCCCAATGTACCAACTACTCTAGTTGTATTAGGTACTTCATTGTGACTATAAAGTTTTGCAAGGCCAAAATCTCCAAGCCTGCCTCGCATATCTGAATCTAACAATATATTGCTTGATTTAACATCCCTGTGCACAACTACCTTTTCCCAGCCATGATGGAGATAGTTTAATCCTTCAGCTACATCAGCAAGGACTTGGCGGCGTTGTTGCCAGTTCAATAGCTTCTTAGGCTTGTGGAATATGTAACGATCGAGGCTGCCATTGGGCATGTAATCATAGACAAGCATAAGCTCACTGGCTTTTCTACACCAGCCTCGCATTTGAACTAAGTTCTTATGTTGCAGCCTGCCCATGCTCGATATCTCAGCCATGAACTCTCTTAGGCCTTGTTTAGAGTCATGATTCACGCATTTGACAGCAATATCAGAATTGTTTGAGAGAGTTCCTCTGTACACTTTCCCAAATCCACCTGAGCCCAAAAGCTGATCTATGGAGAATCCATTAGTGGCTTGACTTAATTCTCCATAGGAAAATCTATGAGGCCAATATTCAAGCTCCCAATCTTCAATCTCATCCTCTTCTGAATCTCTCAACTTCTGCTTATACCAAAACCAAGAAACCACAAACACGCaaatcacaaacaaaacaaCACAGCCAATCGTTATCCCAGCAATAGAACCAGCTGACAACGAATTCGACGAAGATGGTAGGCTAAAAACAGGCAAATTCGTAACATTTATATCTCTAGCAACACCTGTATCACTAAAACTCCAAGCTAAAACCCTTTGTGCTTCAACCCAAGTAACTTTTGAAGCGGAAAACCCCACATACATCTCCTCAGAAGTATAATTCGCAATCACAGGATCTTTAAAACTAAGTATCGGCACAGATGGGCGAGAAACACCAACAGGGGCTACAGTAACATTAATCTGAAAATTAGGCCCATCGAAATCAATCCACGCTCGGACATTCTGACCGTTTCCCATACTGACAGGCACAAAGCCAGCAGTAGAATTGTATCCACCGGGCATAGTTAAAGCAGACACAGGGTTGTTCAAATCAATACCAATATGATTCCTATCAGGATCATTAAATTCTGGGTTCTGCCCAGTATCAAATTCAACAGCTAAAAGTGGCGCCGCAGAGCGTACAGTTGTATTGGTAAAAAGACCAAAGTATTGGCCAGTAAGAGCACCAGGTGGGTTAGTCCAGTTAGAGAGAACAAAAGCAAGACCAAAGCCAGGACTTGAAGCAATGTTAGGCAATATGGAGAAGACAAAAGAAGTTGAAAAGGAAGAGAGAGTCGTTGTTGAGTTCTGGGTTTGtttcatcttgatttttgtCGGATAAAAAGCACGTCCAAGTGAGTTCGGGTTGGTATCGTTGAGGAGTCTGATCACCGAGGTGTCGACTCTGGCATCTGGGATTAGAGTGACTCCAGGGTTTGTGGCATTGAAGGAGTTAAAGAGGAAGTCAACGCCAAAACTGGgatagaagaaaaagaagaggaggagaggTGATCGCAGCATCCCAATAGATTCAGGTGGCCGGAGGAGAGACTTGAGGAGGGATGTAGTTGGGGTTGAAATTGTAAGCAcaagtatataaaataaaaaggagtcATTATTGACTATTTATTGATTAAAGAAAGAGAGTGTTGAGAGTTAATGCTTTCTTTGTGATTAGGTGGGTTTTGATTCTCAACACCTCGTATTGTCTCGCTTTATGCTTTTCTCCattatttattgtattattgACATTTGTGTTAATTGGATATTAAATAGCTTTTCGTATATGttttgtagggttttttttttccctctcaagttaaagaatttttttttttaagttggatATTGAGTTTAATGGGTGCAATTTGTATTTCAAACttaaatcttaacttttttttgctACAATTCTAAACTTATagcaatatcaaaatataatttaatacactaaaaataatcaaatactttAATATTGTGAATGTAAATAAACACTTTAATAATTCAAGATTAAAGAATTCTATTGATTACAGCCtacttatttattatttactagTTAATGCCTACtgataaatatgttttgaaattctTATAAACTTAATTGAATtgcacatttaaaaaaaaaattagattaatgtGAATGTCCGGACTAGCTTGTGCgtacctcgattaatctcacgggccctgaagttaacgaccatgtaaactttcAGTGACCCTGAGGTTTGTAGGATTCGAACTGATAACCTTTGGGtaacaaattcaaaacctgACCAATTGAGCTGTATTTCTTAGGGTTAATTGtatatgtattatttatttttttattaacgttgGTGTccaggccagcttgcgcgcatctcgactaatctcacgggccctgaagttaacgatcatgtaagtctcaagtagccatcatattagcaatcatAGGGCTCAAACCTGAGACCACATggaacatttttattattatttttttagtttaacgtaggtatccgggtcagcttgtgcgcatctcgactaatcctacgggccctgaaattaacgaccatataagccttcagtggtcatcatatgagcaaccacatggctcgaacctgaaactatagagaaagcaaacctcttggtccaaGTTCTTACCATTAGGTCACCACCTAGATAATtagaacatattttttattttattttttattttattttattttttattttttattttttatttttattattgatttgctGGGTTGTTGTGGTGTTTGatcatcttcttctctctttagtcatctttaaataaagaaatttataaaaaattgtgAGACAACCACCAATCATCTTCattctttctaattttaaaaatgcatgACTTCTCCACTACTTCACGTAACTTGTTAGGTTTCCTTTAACAAATCTTAACCATTTCTACTCTATATATTCTAATCTTCCTTGTATTTGATCCAAACTTCGTCATTCTCTTGTGCAATATTGGTTAGGTTCATAACCAAACCATGTTCTTAATTTGgcctaaattatatttttatcaagtccAGCCGATTATTAAGTATGTCTTTCTTGTCTTTCAGCCTAGATTacatctttattaattttattgtataacATGTATTCCTCTTTTAAACACCCTattaatgacataaaaaatgGGAATTAATGGGTAGTGAGATTGGTTTTACTCTTCCCAAGATAATTTCAAATCTTCATTCTTGTTTGGGAGTGTGATTGCAGTCTCTTTTCAAAAAACTTTTCGtactgaaatgcatcaaaatgattttttttttattttaaaaaaattatttttgagatcagtacATAAAACGatacaaaacatacaaaaaaaatttaattttttacaaaaaaaaattaaatctttttaggAACGCGGTTTGAACCGCGTTCCCGTTCCCAAACGTTCtcgattaatttaaatttcaagctctctttttcctctttattacatgttaaaaatctcatactttcttttttctctttttttccttcacttGTTCACATAatcttcctttttgtttttctttacaaacccTAAATATTGGAAGGGGAAAAAACTTCGAAGACGCACCTGTTCCCATGCAATAGTCAGGAATTCTTGACGGTATCgagaatgtaaaaaaaaaagtgaacccAAATCCTCAAATAAAGAAATCATGGATGAAGTCCGTCCTCGTCTTTTTGTTCCCCAAATGGCAGCAATCCTGCACGTCTATAAAGCATTGTTCCTTTCTTCCCACCAAAAGTTCTTTCATCTTTAACTTCTTAATTCTTCTTCTGCGAAGCCCTATCATTCCAATCTTTATTTTATCTGGATACtctgtttgattttgttgttcaacccgttttttaaaatagttttttatttttaaaatagtaaattaatattattttatatttttagtatggtgatgtaaaaaaattaaaaacataaaaaaaatcattctaatattttttcaattaaaaaatatttttgttaagtaTTATATACCATATTTCCACACACACATTAAACTAAAGCTGATAATCATGTCATAATAAAAACagtttttcatatatattaccctaatatattaaaaataaaaataaaaactccatCCCTTTTAAAATAGTCATGTCGATTAagttatattagaaaaatttttacatggtttaattttaaatttaatgaatttggattggaaaatttatttatgttaatttcattcttttttctcaacttaatccttatatattttttatcaatcagCCTGAGTTATCTTTGCATAAATCAAATTGACCAAAATCATGTGTTTATGTTTGAATTCGAACCGAGAACCTCTTCGACACCGACAGATTTTTTGGTTCATAAAATCAAATAGCAAGATTTATacgttttgtcttttttattaatttattgaaggaGATAAGGTGTGAAATCTTAAAAGCTAAATAATCCAAAGCCACCCTGAATTCTGGATCAAACAAAACTTATTTCTTAAACTTTAATTCcttatttgactaaaaaaaaaatagatctttCTGTTCAGATTTTCATCTCTacttgatttttgtttcaattcatGTATTTTCATAATAACACGTGATCTATTGTTAAGAAAATTAACGAGAAAGGCTAGCTTTTTGAGCAAGAATAATTTAATgtataattaattgaattgatttttctaagtTCTAAATGCTTAATCACAAAGGAAATGATAATTATGAATATCGCATGAGATtaatctcattttttaaaaaaaaatataaggataccggataaaaacaaaaaaaaatcattttgcatAATTACCGATCTtttagttatgattattttttatatgatttaattttgtaGCTTTGACACCCCCAATCTTTTGGTCTTTCACTTTTTTCCAAGtgatgttctttctttttctttcaaggaaaaagaaagttcAACATGTTGTCTCGTTCATCAATTTGCATATGTAAGCAACTCTTTGACCACTTTGCATTAATGGCAAGAGGATACAATCCCGCGTTGAGAGCGTGTGCGGTCAACTTTTTTAGGGTATTAttaaagtttatttgtttttatatgtttaaagttgttttaaaaaataattttttttgtttaaataatttttattattttaaaattatttttatatcaacacatcaaaatgatttaaaaacataaaaaaaaatttaaaaacatgatttcaacTATATTCTTAAACATTATTCCGCGTTAAAGCTTTTACATTACAAGTTCAAAGAATTGCTCAAAAGCATTGGCttgaatatttg belongs to Populus nigra chromosome 18, ddPopNigr1.1, whole genome shotgun sequence and includes:
- the LOC133678765 gene encoding L-type lectin-domain containing receptor kinase S.1-like isoform X1; amino-acid sequence: MLRSPLLLFFFFYPSFGVDFLFNSFNATNPGVTLIPDARVDTSVIRLLNDTNPNSLGRAFYPTKIKMKQTQNSTTTLSSFSTSFVFSILPNIASSPGFGLAFVLSNWTNPPGALTGQYFGLFTNTTVRSAAPLLAVEFDTGQNPEFNDPDRNHIGIDLNNPVSALTMPGGYNSTAGFVPVSMGNGQNVRAWIDFDGPNFQINVTVAPVGVSRPSVPILSFKDPVIANYTSEEMYVGFSASKVTWVEAQRVLAWSFSDTGVARDINVTNLPVFSLPSSSNSLSAGSIAGITIGCVVLFVICVFVVSWFWYKQKLRDSEEDEIEDWELEYWPHRFSYGELSQATNGFSIDQLLGSGGFGKVYRGTLSNNSDIAVKCVNHDSKQGLREFMAEISSMGRLQHKNLVQMRGWCRKASELMLVYDYMPNGSLDRYIFHKPKKLLNWQQRRQVLADVAEGLNYLHHGWEKVVVHRDVKSSNILLDSDMRGRLGDFGLAKLYSHNEVPNTTRVVGTLGYLAPEMATMAIATSASDVYSFGVVILEVVCGRKPVEMGSNEDEDSVLIDVVRDLYATGKVVEAVDERMKGEFVAEEMELVLKLGLVCCHPDSQRRPSMREVVAILVGEDVAAAPAELLNVLASGGRVGDGSNHGGEEVAPTLDEPQASNFEGGGGKEEEGTSRYKRHAY
- the LOC133678765 gene encoding L-type lectin-domain containing receptor kinase S.1-like isoform X2 → MLRSPLLLFFFFYPSFGVDFLFNSFNATNPGVTLIPDARVDTSVIRLLNDTNPNSLGRAFYPTKIKMKQTQNSTTTLSSFSTSFVFSILPNIASSPGFGLAFVLSNWTNPPGALTGQYFGLFTNTTVRSAAPLLAVEFDTGQNPEFNDPDRNHIGIDLNNPVSALTMPGGYNSTAGFVPVSMGNGQNVRAWIDFDGPNFQINVTVAPVGVSRPSVPILSFKDPVIANYTSEEMYVGFSASKVTWVEAQRVLAWSFSDTGVARDINVTNLPVFSLPSSSNSLSAGSIAGITIGCVVLFVICVFVVSWFWYKQKLRDSEEDEIEDWELEYWPHRFSYGELSQATNGFSIDQLLGSGGFGKVYRGTLSNNSDIAVKCVNHDSKQGLREFMAEISSMGRLQHKNLVQMRGWCRKASELMLVYDYMPNGSLDRYIFHKPKKLLNWQQRRQVLADVAEGLNYLHHGWEKVVVHRDVKSSNILLDSDMRGRLGDFGLAKLYSHNEVPNTTRVVGTLGYLAPEMATMAIATSASDVYSFGVVILEVVCGRKPVEMGSNEDEDSVLIDVVRDLYATGKVVEAVDERMKGEFVAEEMELVLKLGLVCCHPDSQRRPSMREVVAILVGEDVAAAPAELLNVLASGGRVGDGSNHGGEEVAPTLDEPQRLECGGSFVNQA
- the LOC133678765 gene encoding L-type lectin-domain containing receptor kinase S.1-like isoform X3; translation: MLRSPLLLFFFFYPSFGVDFLFNSFNATNPGVTLIPDARVDTSVIRLLNDTNPNSLGRAFYPTKIKMKQTQNSTTTLSSFSTSFVFSILPNIASSPGFGLAFVLSNWTNPPGALTGQYFGLFTNTTVRSAAPLLAVEFDTGQNPEFNDPDRNHIGIDLNNPVSALTMPGGYNSTAGFVPVSMGNGQNVRAWIDFDGPNFQINVTVAPVGVSRPSVPILSFKDPVIANYTSEEMYVGFSASKVTWVEAQRVLAWSFSDTGVARDINVTNLPVFSLPSSSNSLSAGSIAGITIGCVVLFVICVFVVSWFWYKQKLRDSEEDEIEDWELEYWPHRFSYGELSQATNGFSIDQLLGSGGFGKVYRGTLSNNSDIAVKCVNHDSKQGLREFMAEISSMGRLQHKNLVQMRGWCRKASELMLVYDYMPNGSLDRYIFHKPKKLLNWQQRRQVLADVAEGLNYLHHGWEKVVVHRDVKSSNILLDSDMRGRLGDFGLAKLYSHNEVPNTTRVVGTLGYLAPEMATMAIATSASDVYSFGVVILEVVCGRKPVEMGSNEDEDSVLIDVVRDLYATGKVVEAVDERMKGEFVAEEMELVLKLGLVCCHPDSQRRPSMREVVAILVGEDVAAAPAELLNVLASGGRVGDGSNHGGEEVAPTLDEPQAAFGVRWIIC